The DNA sequence ATGAGTACTTGGGCAAGCACAAAGATCGCAACATCTGGCACGACCGTGTACACTGCTGATCAGGTCTATTTTGATTGGAATCCTGGTTTTAGAGGAGGTGTAGGCTATAAAGACGAATGTGGTTTATGGGATACACAGCTCTATTGGACCTATTTTTCTACTAGAGGCAATGATAGCATTCCACAACAAGGTCTGAATGTAGTTATACCTGAATTTTTTGCAGGATTTATTAGTACTATTAACGATTTTAATCTTTTTTATAGTGCAGCAATTCAGTGGCGTATACTTTACAATATGTTTGATTGGGAGCTGGGTCGTACTTTTAAGATAGCAAGTGGAAAGGTTCTTTTGCGGCCATTTATAGGCATAAAAGGAGGAGCAATCTATCAAAAAATTGATACTGAGTTGGATGCGCTTATTTATATCGCCACAGAAAATTTGCATAATAATTTTTGGGGAATAGGTCCAAGTGCAGGTATGAATGGCAAATGGAATCTAGTCTGTAATAACTCTCAATTTTTTAGTCTTTTGGGCGGTGTTTCTACTGCAATGATGAGAGGGACGTGGATGATAAGCGATGTATATAATGATCCTTTATTTGGAGAAAATATATCTGTTAATTTGAAAAAATCGGAGCTTGGAGCTTTGATGTTTAGAGGCTTTATGGGCCTTGAATGGAGTACTCTTATCAATGAGAGTAATTCTCGGTTGACTTTGCAACTAGGTTACGAAATGCAACTTTGGCTAAATCAATTAAGATTGCCGACGTTTCAGTTGTTTCTCTTGCATGGTGATTTGGCAATACAAGGTGGAACATGCGGCTGTCGTATCGATTTTTAATTTGCATATTACTCATAAGCAATTCTGCGACTTGTACAAAGTTTGATCTGTTTGCAGATTTTCTTTGTTGGCATGCAACAGAAACAGTGGATTGGTCTCGTACTGATAATGTAAACGGTTCTAATGAACAGATTACTTATAATACGATCTCTTTTAACTGGGATCCTGGTTTTAGAGTGGGTATGGGCTGTTATGGAGAGTGGGATTCGCAGCTTTATTATACACATTTTTTTACAAAAACAAGTGCCTTTACAAGTGGGCAAAAGGTTGTTTCTGCTTTTTTGGGAAGTGCGCAAGCTAGTGACACTTATACAGCAGGGCAAGTGGATTTTTCTATCAATTTTAATATGTTTGATTGGGAATTAGGACGTAACTTTTTTCCAAGTAAGGCCCTATTGCTGCGACCTTTTCTTGCTGTGAAGGGAGGCTGGATTAATCAGGCGATACATACAAATTGGACAGGTACAAAAAATGCAATAGAAAATGTTCAGAATAACTTTTCAGGTGCAGGGCCGTGTTTTGGGATCAATAGCAAATGGTTTCTTGGAAGTATGGATTCCTGTTTATTTAGCATTGTATGTGACTTTTCAAGTGCTTACATGTGGGGTAATTGGACAATCAAGGATGCATTTGTGGATAGCGCCTCGAATATTGTAAATGTTGAAGTAGGCCCAAGAGATTTTGGTGCTTTTGTTTTGCAAGGCTTGTTAGGAGTTGGTATGGATTGTTGTTGCTTTCAAAAGGCACATCTTTTCATGAAATTAAGCTATGAGATAGGAAATTGGTTTGATCAATACCAAGTTTTTGATGATGGTACTGGTACGCACCAAAACAATCTGATACTGCAAGGAATCACTTACCGTTTATGTCTAGATTTTTAATTTATATAGAAAAGGCTGCGGCTATCGATTTTGGTATAGATAAAGGAGTGTCCGTAGGTTTTGATGTATTTGTAGAGCTTGAATCAAAGTTATTGTCATCCTGAATTATTCCAGGCCAGCTATTTGGAATAACCTTGCTAGGATGCATTTGCCGGGTCAACGGTAGTACTTCAATCTCTCTTCCTGCCCAGGCTGAACATTTTCTTTTCATATCTGTACATTCTCCTGGAGCTGGATTTTCAATAAAAATACATTCCAGTGTTTGCTCGTTTACAGGAATTGAGCCTACAAATCCAGTGTGATAAGCATCATGTAAAGAAGAGTCTTCTTGCCTTGCCTTACAACTACCAATGTCGTTATTGAAGTTATTGAAAAACTCAATATTTCTTCTAAATCCTAGAACAAACCTGCCGTAATTACCTGATTCTGGTCTTGTAGAAACATAGGCTCCAAACCAGAATCCACAATTAGTTGTCTGGACTTCTGATGAACTCAAAATGCCCTCTAAAGCCTCTTCTTTTTTAGTAGCATGAAAGTAAACAGCTCTATCGATGGCTCTGGATGAGCGTTCTTCTGCAGGCCAAACTACTCTTTGACTACTTCGAATAGGGCGGTAAATGGTGGAGCTTAATTGTTCAATTGCTTGTTTAACATAAAGCCTATCTTGGAAGGCATTTAAACCTTGTACAATTTCATACTGTATTTTTTTGCTAGCAAGACCATATACAAGAGGCGAAAATGCTGATTTAATACGTTCAATAGCTGCTTGAGCATTTTTTTGGTTATCACTTGTCAAAGCCTCTATAATCGACTTGGCTTCTGTTGTATAATGATTAAGGTCGCTAAACGGATTAGAAATTTTTGGGACATATTGATAATATTCTAAAAGGCCGGGGCAGATAACACCTGTGATGGATCCGATAGCAACCATAGTAATAAACCAGGCAAAGTGTTGAATATGATTTAAAACCTCTCCTTTCTCACTGGGGATAAGGTATAAGCTCTTACCAACGCTCAGGGAAAGGTGAATTGCTGCATCAACCAGAGCAAAAACGGATATTGCAACGGCGATGATCCTTGCTATTATTTCTGCTTCAATAAAGTGGTAGCGATGATCAGATGTGCTTAACGTTATTCTTTTCCCATGACTATCTAGCTTCATATTATCACTATTAACAGAAAGAGGGGCCTGCATATCCAATGCTGTATTTGTGATAAACCGCTGGGTTAAAGAAAATGGTATTTTCATACTAATAACTCCAAATGCATCTTTTAAAAAGTATTCTACATTAAAAATATTAAGAAAAGATAAAGGTAGGTCTATACTTTTAATTCTACTGTTTGTTATGCTCGCATCTTAATTGATGCGAGGTATGGTATGAATGCTATTGCAGGAAACTCTTTAGGGGAGAGGTTCTTAAGGACTGCATTTTTTCAGCATGGTGTTGAAAATGCAGGGTGGTTCGAAAAAATGCTTATCACTATTTATAGTGTTTTTTCTCAACTGACACTTTGTCCTAAGTTATTTG is a window from the Chlamydiales bacterium genome containing:
- a CDS encoding Lpg1974 family pore-forming outer membrane protein, with the translated sequence MTSKMNKLFILIFLLFTVGAQCRQWDVFADLLVWNISEQTMSTWASTKIATSGTTVYTADQVYFDWNPGFRGGVGYKDECGLWDTQLYWTYFSTRGNDSIPQQGLNVVIPEFFAGFISTINDFNLFYSAAIQWRILYNMFDWELGRTFKIASGKVLLRPFIGIKGGAIYQKIDTELDALIYIATENLHNNFWGIGPSAGMNGKWNLVCNNSQFFSLLGGVSTAMMRGTWMISDVYNDPLFGENISVNLKKSELGALMFRGFMGLEWSTLINESNSRLTLQLGYEMQLWLNQLRLPTFQLFLLHGDLAIQGGTCGCRIDF
- a CDS encoding Lpg1974 family pore-forming outer membrane protein, which translates into the protein MRLSYRFLICILLISNSATCTKFDLFADFLCWHATETVDWSRTDNVNGSNEQITYNTISFNWDPGFRVGMGCYGEWDSQLYYTHFFTKTSAFTSGQKVVSAFLGSAQASDTYTAGQVDFSINFNMFDWELGRNFFPSKALLLRPFLAVKGGWINQAIHTNWTGTKNAIENVQNNFSGAGPCFGINSKWFLGSMDSCLFSIVCDFSSAYMWGNWTIKDAFVDSASNIVNVEVGPRDFGAFVLQGLLGVGMDCCCFQKAHLFMKLSYEIGNWFDQYQVFDDGTGTHQNNLILQGITYRLCLDF